In Bogoriella caseilytica, the genomic window GGTTGACCCTCACCTACCTCTGCTTCCCACCGACGCGCACTGACATCCGGCATGTGTTCGACGTCATCAAGCGCGTGCGACAGCGCTGATCAAGAAGGGTGAAAATTTGCATGAGAGAAGTATTTGCCTCCGCGATGGGGCAGTACGACAACCTTGGTGACACGGTGCTGCGGAGGCCCTACCTCCGCACGCTCCGAGAGCTGGGCCCGCTGAACGTCTTCGTGGGCAATCGCCCCGATGACTACCTCTCGGCACTCGGAATCGAGAGCACGGATGTCCTCTTCCGCGACTCCGCACAGTGGCGACGGGCGATCTCCCGCAGCATCACTCGCCAGGGCGCCGTCTACGCCTTCAACGCGGGAGAGATCGAGACGACTCGCCCGTATGCCATGCACTACCTGCGCGTGGCGCCTCTCCTCGCCGTGAACAGGCTCCGCGGGGGGCGCGCTCTCCACGTCGGTCTCGGAATCCGCCGGCCGACACGATGGGTTCCCGCGATACGCGGCACGCTGCGCCTGTGCGATGTGGTCAGCTGGCGCGACCACGAGTCGCAGATGACCATGAGGACCGGCGGCGTCGCGCCGGATTGGGGCTTCGCCGAAGGCGCGGACGATGCGACGCTGCTGGACCGTGCAGCGGCCGGTGGCCAGCGCTCCATCGTGGTCGCTCCCCGGCACAACGGGGCTCGCTTCGCGGACGACTGGTGCGAACGGTTCGCCGCCGTCGCCCGAGAGCTTGACCTGGAGATCGTGGTGGCCGCGCAGACGGTTCGCGACAATGCTGCAGCGGAGGTCCTGGCGCGCAAGTGGTCGGCAGAGACAGTGCTCTGGGAGAGTCCGCACCACGCCGCCCACGAGTTCCGGCTCCGTGAGGCGTACTCCCAGGCCGCGGTCGTCGTCAGCGAGCGACTGCACGCCCTCGTCCTCGGAGCGACGGAAGGAGCTACTCCCGTGGCAGTCGCTGATGCGCCCCGTGCGAAGGCCGTCCGGACGATCCGTTCCGCTGGCCTCGCGGAGTTCGTCGTCTCCTCCACCGTGACCGCCTCGATCGATCCGGACGTGCTCGGCCGGGCG contains:
- a CDS encoding polysaccharide pyruvyl transferase family protein; protein product: MREVFASAMGQYDNLGDTVLRRPYLRTLRELGPLNVFVGNRPDDYLSALGIESTDVLFRDSAQWRRAISRSITRQGAVYAFNAGEIETTRPYAMHYLRVAPLLAVNRLRGGRALHVGLGIRRPTRWVPAIRGTLRLCDVVSWRDHESQMTMRTGGVAPDWGFAEGADDATLLDRAAAGGQRSIVVAPRHNGARFADDWCERFAAVARELDLEIVVAAQTVRDNAAAEVLARKWSAETVLWESPHHAAHEFRLREAYSQAAVVVSERLHALVLGATEGATPVAVADAPRAKAVRTIRSAGLAEFVVSSTVTASIDPDVLGRASSSAHETATQVISARRGIETLKERVRRAVAH